In the Telopea speciosissima isolate NSW1024214 ecotype Mountain lineage chromosome 2, Tspe_v1, whole genome shotgun sequence genome, one interval contains:
- the LOC122651053 gene encoding pentatricopeptide repeat-containing protein At3g62890-like has product MYANAGLVKIAQQMFDKNPCRDIVSWTSLVSAYAKCGLPDDAQRVFDEMPERNAVSWAAVVSAYSQSGRHKEALLVFHNMRSAGFEPTQATLISVLSSAAQLGALEEGKWVHGYIDYNGISLTASLGTALLNMYAKCGCIDDAMQIFAEMPLRDSLAWTAMISSLAMHGQGEKALVLFDEMLSLGLQPDHVTFVGVLSACSHAGLIEEGLYHFEHMKKVFRISPEVEHYGCMVDILGRGGYIEEAWHLVRTMPMEPDNLVLKSLLSACASYGRVEHAEWAAKKLIQLDPSSGSPYVLLANAYSSIGRWVDAGRVRKMMRERGVTKTPGCSLIEIDGVVQEFVAGENEEHPQIREVKSLLHGMSKLLRLSGNAPTLYA; this is encoded by the coding sequence ATGTACGCCAATGCAGGTCTGGTTAAAATAGCTCAACAAATGTTCGATAAAAATCCTTGCAGAGACATAGTGTCTTGGACCTCTCTTGTCTCGGCTTATGCTAAGTGTGGCCTTCCTGATGATGCACAACGAGTATTCGATGAAATGCCTGAACGAAATGCTGTGTCTTGGGCAGCTGTTGTCTCGGCCTATTCTCAGAGTGGTCGTCACAAGGAAGCGTTATTAGTGTTCCACAATATGCGTAGCGCTGGATTTGAACCTACTCAGGCTACACTTATCTCTGTCCTCTCATCTGCAGCCCAGCTTGGTGCTCTTGAGGAAGGGAAGTGGGTGCATGGTTATATTGACTACAATGGAATTTCTTTGACTGCCAGTCTTGGCACTGCACTCCTTAATATGTACGCTAAATGTGGTTGTATCGATGATGCAATGCAAATTTTTGCGGAAATGCCTTTGCGGGATTCTCTTGCTTGGACTGCAATGATATCTTCACTTGCTATGCATGGACAAGGAGAGAAAGCACttgttctctttgatgaaatgctcAGTCTAGGATTGCAACCCGACCATGTCACCTTCGTTGGTGTTCTAAGTGCATGTAGCCATGCTGGGTTGATTGAAGAGGGTCTTTATCATTTTGAGCATATGAAGAAAGTGTTTAGGATTTCCCCAGAAGTGGAGCATTATGGGTGCATGGTTGATATTCTTGGGCGAGGTGGGTACATTGAGGAGGCATGGCATTTAGTTCGGACCATGCCCATGGAGCCTGACAACTTGGTTCTCAAGAGTCTTCTTAGTGCTTGTGCTAGCTATGGTAGGGTGGAGCATGCAGAATGGGCTGCTAAGAAGCTTATCCAGTTAGACCCAAGTAGTGGTTCTCCTTACGTGCTGCTAGCAAATGCCTACTCAAGCATAGGTAGATGGGTTGATGCTGGAAGagtgaggaagatgatgagaGAACGAGGCGTCACAAAAACACCAGGGTGTAGTTTGATTGAGATAGATGGAGTTGTTCAAGAGTTTGTGGCTGGAGAAAA
- the LOC122652328 gene encoding probable calcium-binding protein CML16 yields the protein MTTTTVQANQRKQLREIFGRFDMDSDGSLTLLEFAALLRSLGIKPTGDQIHVLLGKMDSNGNGSVEFEELVAILSPDDDQMEKQEEILINQEQLLEVFRSFDRDGNGYITPAELAGSMAKMGHPLTYPELTEMMREADSNGDGAISFNEFTTLMAKSATDFLGFTL from the coding sequence ATGACTACCACCACAGTACAAGCCAACCAACGAAAACAGCTGAGAGAAATATTTGGCCGATTCGATATGGATTCAGATGGCAGCCTTACCCTCCTCGAGTTTGCAGCGCTTCTACGGTCTCTTGGGATCAAACCAACTGGGGATCAAATTCATGTCTTGTTGGGTAAAATGGATTCTAATGGAAATGGGTCAGTGGAATTTGAAGAATTGGTTGCCATATTATCCCCTGATGATGATCAAATGGAGAAGCAAGAGGAGATATTAATCAATCAGGAGCAACTATTGGAGGTATTTCGATCTTTTGATCGTGATGGCAATGGATATATAACTCCCGCAGAACTCGCCGGTTCAATGGCTAAGATGGGTCACCCTTTAACTTATCCAGAGCTTACAGAGATGATGCGTGAAGCTGATAGTAATGGTGATGGTGCCATTAGCTTCAATGAATTTACCACTTTAATGGCGAAATCCGCCACTGATTTCCTCGGCTTCaccctctaa